A genomic stretch from Kogia breviceps isolate mKogBre1 chromosome 1, mKogBre1 haplotype 1, whole genome shotgun sequence includes:
- the LOC136794050 gene encoding uncharacterized protein isoform X1, with product MGLPGTNVLQQSGRKRDIELHPENAVCISGSRWQSDNTEAMNPITRAPDPVTRLPDASDAGFEIMQEEEECRPLTTLILTTTPWTAVAAGGARRPPGASRPVWASCLQPASLRPRSAHNHSVKMCRNSAADFFWRCRTCAHLRIGCLCPPCALPCGRACWTSNAHCLGGEDWVAAPEHPLPTICIQSFFQPWLGKTGSDRNKVCRSWVPAVRKM from the exons GAGGAAAAGAGACATAGAGTTACATCCAGAGAATG CTGTTTGCATTTCAGGAAGCAGATGGCAGTCAGATAACACAGAGGCAATGAACCCAATTACGCGTGCGCCAGACCCAGTTACCCGACTGCCTGACGCCAGCGATGCcggttttgaaataatgcaagaagaagaagaatgcagGCCCTTGACCACTTTGATACTTACTACCACTCCGTGGACTGCGGTGGCCGCCGGAGGGGCCAGGAGGCCACCCGGGGCCTCCAGGCCTGTGTGGGCATCCTGTCTGCAGCCAGCGTCCCTGAGGCCACGCTCGGCACATAATCACTCAGTGAAGATGTGCCGCAACAGTGCAGCTGACTTTTTCTGGCGCTGTAGGACCTGTGCGCATCTCAGGATTGGGTGCCTCTGCCCACCATGTGCACTTCCCTGTGGGAGGGCCTGCTGGACTTCCAACGCCCACTGCCTCGGCGGGGAGGACTGGGTTGCCGCCCCTGAGCATCCTCTGCCCACGATCTGTATCCAGAGCTTCTTCCAGCCATGGCTTGGCAAGACAG GTtctgacagaaataaagtttGCAGAAGTTGGGTTCCTGCAGTAAGAAAGATGTGA
- the LOC136794050 gene encoding uncharacterized protein isoform X2: MGLPGTNVLQQSGRKRDIELHPENGSRWQSDNTEAMNPITRAPDPVTRLPDASDAGFEIMQEEEECRPLTTLILTTTPWTAVAAGGARRPPGASRPVWASCLQPASLRPRSAHNHSVKMCRNSAADFFWRCRTCAHLRIGCLCPPCALPCGRACWTSNAHCLGGEDWVAAPEHPLPTICIQSFFQPWLGKTGSDRNKVCRSWVPAVRKM, translated from the exons GAGGAAAAGAGACATAGAGTTACATCCAGAGAATG GAAGCAGATGGCAGTCAGATAACACAGAGGCAATGAACCCAATTACGCGTGCGCCAGACCCAGTTACCCGACTGCCTGACGCCAGCGATGCcggttttgaaataatgcaagaagaagaagaatgcagGCCCTTGACCACTTTGATACTTACTACCACTCCGTGGACTGCGGTGGCCGCCGGAGGGGCCAGGAGGCCACCCGGGGCCTCCAGGCCTGTGTGGGCATCCTGTCTGCAGCCAGCGTCCCTGAGGCCACGCTCGGCACATAATCACTCAGTGAAGATGTGCCGCAACAGTGCAGCTGACTTTTTCTGGCGCTGTAGGACCTGTGCGCATCTCAGGATTGGGTGCCTCTGCCCACCATGTGCACTTCCCTGTGGGAGGGCCTGCTGGACTTCCAACGCCCACTGCCTCGGCGGGGAGGACTGGGTTGCCGCCCCTGAGCATCCTCTGCCCACGATCTGTATCCAGAGCTTCTTCCAGCCATGGCTTGGCAAGACAG GTtctgacagaaataaagtttGCAGAAGTTGGGTTCCTGCAGTAAGAAAGATGTGA